The proteins below come from a single Kitasatospora sp. NBC_00315 genomic window:
- a CDS encoding restriction endonuclease yields MPGPLEERLGDSVEEAREERAERTAGDPPALRPGRVELPPLTSMADEARLLYDSATGLNQLSDELRAQADVTPTLLSYSRFRDRVDRIFLGGVWPYYAVQATRHRRRVLETVRWSEARRVYEDWVESYTGEHGLFERSDVRGCGEDRTTMFVIPGPRTREEEAQEAAAAVAEAEITAAAGAAWLPYEAPWPAPNGPSPPAASGRTAPDRTAPDRERFAAAPAPWSSVPPTGPAGLDVIPFRAFELYLADLLKRDGFQIVKAGGHANDRAADVIAVSPSARRYVIQAKHFTHGRGSVGAPAVYQVNGTAWSVHRADVAVVVTNGRFTRDAERFALDQGIHLVARAGLADWASGARSLSGLVGED; encoded by the coding sequence ATGCCCGGACCACTGGAAGAACGGCTGGGGGACAGCGTGGAGGAAGCACGGGAGGAGCGGGCGGAACGGACGGCGGGGGACCCACCCGCCCTGCGTCCGGGGCGGGTGGAGCTCCCGCCCCTGACCTCCATGGCCGACGAGGCCAGGCTGCTCTACGACTCGGCCACCGGGTTGAACCAGTTGTCGGACGAACTGCGGGCCCAGGCGGACGTGACACCCACGTTGCTCTCGTACAGCCGGTTCCGCGACCGGGTGGACCGGATCTTCCTCGGGGGTGTCTGGCCGTACTACGCCGTCCAGGCGACGCGCCACCGCCGCCGGGTGCTCGAGACCGTGCGCTGGTCCGAGGCGCGGCGCGTGTACGAAGACTGGGTGGAGTCCTACACCGGGGAGCACGGCCTGTTCGAGCGCAGCGACGTCCGGGGCTGCGGCGAGGACAGGACGACGATGTTCGTCATCCCCGGCCCGAGGACGCGGGAGGAGGAGGCGCAAGAGGCGGCAGCGGCGGTGGCCGAGGCGGAGATCACGGCGGCGGCCGGCGCCGCCTGGCTGCCCTACGAAGCTCCCTGGCCGGCCCCGAACGGCCCGTCACCGCCGGCGGCCTCGGGCCGGACGGCACCCGACCGGACGGCACCCGACCGGGAGAGGTTCGCGGCGGCTCCAGCGCCCTGGAGCAGCGTCCCGCCGACCGGACCGGCCGGGCTCGACGTGATACCCTTCCGGGCCTTCGAGCTGTACCTGGCCGACCTGCTGAAGCGGGACGGCTTCCAGATCGTCAAGGCCGGCGGCCACGCGAACGACAGGGCGGCCGACGTGATCGCGGTGTCGCCGTCGGCGCGTCGGTACGTGATCCAGGCGAAGCACTTCACCCACGGCCGGGGATCGGTCGGGGCCCCGGCCGTCTACCAGGTGAACGGCACGGCCTGGTCCGTGCACCGGGCGGACGTCGCCGTGGTCGTCACCAACGGCCGGTTCACCAGGGACGCGGAGCGGTTCGCGCTGGACCAGGGCATTCACCTGGTCGCACGCGCGGGCCTGGCCGACTGGGCGTCAGGTGCGCGCTCCCTGTCCGGCCTTGTCGGCGAGGACTGA
- a CDS encoding LysR family transcriptional regulator yields the protein MDRPELGLQQLHAFTVLAEELHFGRAAERLGIAQPPLSQQIRRLEVKVGHPLFTRGPGRVALTPAGNELLPAALRALDEVAVGLDAARRVGSGAAGRIRIGFSASLALTLLPGLLSAHRDRCPGVDLEIREMTTAPQVTALREHVIDIGLLREPPDEPGLSTETILSEEFVVVLPAAHPLAARRVVPVEALADEPLVLLPRSAGPTVHSRILDLCHDAGFEPRLGQQAVEWQTVCALVEAGLGVSLAPASIRRIRLTGVAYRRIEPNTARTTVAMAWRHDDRNPLVSRFLETVRGAS from the coding sequence ATGGATCGCCCGGAGCTCGGACTCCAGCAACTTCACGCCTTCACGGTGCTCGCCGAGGAACTCCACTTCGGACGGGCGGCGGAGCGGCTCGGCATCGCGCAGCCGCCGCTCAGTCAGCAGATCCGCCGGCTGGAGGTGAAGGTGGGACACCCGCTGTTCACCCGAGGGCCCGGCCGGGTCGCCCTCACCCCGGCCGGGAACGAACTCCTGCCGGCCGCTCTGCGCGCGCTCGACGAGGTCGCCGTCGGCCTGGACGCGGCACGGCGCGTCGGCAGCGGTGCGGCCGGTCGCATCCGGATCGGTTTCTCCGCGTCGCTGGCGCTGACCCTCCTGCCGGGCCTCCTGAGTGCCCATCGAGACCGGTGTCCCGGTGTGGACCTGGAGATCCGCGAGATGACCACGGCGCCGCAGGTGACCGCCCTGCGAGAGCACGTGATCGACATCGGGCTTCTCCGGGAGCCGCCGGACGAGCCGGGGCTGAGCACGGAGACGATCCTCTCCGAGGAGTTCGTCGTCGTCCTGCCGGCCGCCCATCCCCTCGCGGCCCGACGTGTCGTCCCCGTCGAGGCGCTGGCGGACGAGCCGCTCGTGCTGCTGCCGCGCAGTGCCGGACCGACTGTCCACAGCCGCATCCTCGACCTGTGCCACGACGCGGGATTCGAACCCCGCCTGGGCCAGCAGGCGGTGGAGTGGCAGACGGTCTGCGCGCTGGTCGAGGCGGGACTCGGGGTCTCGCTCGCCCCGGCGAGCATTCGCCGGATCCGCCTCACGGGTGTCGCCTACCGCCGGATCGAGCCGAACACCGCGCGCACCACGGTGGCGATGGCCTGGCGCCACGACGACCGGAACCCCCTGGTCTCCCGATTCCTGGAGACCGTCCGCGGTGCGTCCTGA
- a CDS encoding sigma-70 family RNA polymerase sigma factor encodes MLTGNQQDAAQDVAALVRDAQAGDERALNHLVALHLPLIYNIVGRALYTAADVDDLVQETMLRVVRGLPGLREPERFRSWAVAIAYRRLHEHARRRVVEVPHRFDVADVADPSTDFAERTVAELVLTGQRRDLVRATRWLEPADRRLLALWWQEVSGRLGRSELSEALGLDAAHTAVRVQRMRTQLEAARTVVLALDAVPRCPGLAALVQGWDGSTTSVWRKRLTRHTRGCQPCGGAGHALVPPERLLPGIGVLVAPHSLLDGLSAAAGGVAGVGHSLWAWFGSLVHRLTGRPAAAGAAAAVAAAVALTCVIAPWSGPAPGGPPPSPAGSAASGGPGAAPSDSPSSSVTGPSASSLASPPGAGTGGGVTAADIYVAPDGADTGDGSIARPYATLGRAAAVVRPGQTIALRGGTYRLTEPVSLATDGAADRRITLSNYRDERPVLDASAVPAASWAITQQAGYWTVQGLELFGSGSHAYVCRACRYTVFRRLSFHDNARSGLTLRDAGTVGNAVLDSDFFHNHDDAAHGAGGIGLGVTFGSGEGNVVRGCRLYGNATDGLDLGGFGSPVTVESNWSYGNGVNRWRVPAWQGAGNGFTLGGGDSAAAVAHLVRNNAAWDNTGLGFNDEGNPGPLRLTGNTAFRNGVTGFYLPDAAARLSGNAAVGNGRDVRLGPAARSDGNTWDGAGAGTSLFTGTDRTSAEAARPADGALPATGFLVTRDGVGATMTEQQR; translated from the coding sequence ATGCTCACGGGCAATCAGCAGGACGCGGCGCAGGACGTCGCCGCGTTGGTCCGCGACGCCCAGGCCGGCGACGAGCGGGCCCTGAACCACCTGGTGGCGCTGCACCTGCCGCTGATCTACAACATCGTCGGCCGCGCCCTGTACACGGCTGCGGACGTCGACGACCTGGTGCAGGAGACGATGCTGCGGGTGGTCCGGGGCCTGCCGGGCCTGCGGGAGCCGGAACGGTTCCGCTCGTGGGCGGTCGCCATCGCGTACCGGCGGCTCCACGAGCACGCGCGGCGCCGGGTGGTGGAGGTGCCGCACCGCTTCGACGTCGCGGACGTGGCCGACCCGTCGACCGACTTCGCGGAGCGCACGGTGGCCGAACTCGTCCTGACCGGCCAGCGGCGTGATCTCGTGCGCGCCACCCGCTGGTTGGAGCCGGCCGACCGGCGGCTGCTCGCCCTCTGGTGGCAGGAGGTGTCCGGCCGCCTCGGCCGGAGCGAGCTCTCCGAGGCCCTCGGGCTGGACGCCGCGCACACGGCCGTCCGCGTCCAGCGGATGCGGACCCAGCTGGAGGCGGCCCGTACGGTCGTGCTGGCGCTGGACGCGGTACCCCGCTGCCCCGGGCTGGCCGCGCTGGTGCAGGGGTGGGACGGCAGTACCACCTCGGTGTGGCGCAAGCGCCTGACCCGCCACACCCGTGGCTGCCAGCCGTGCGGCGGAGCGGGTCACGCACTCGTCCCGCCGGAGCGGCTGCTGCCCGGGATCGGCGTGCTGGTGGCCCCGCACTCGCTGCTGGACGGCCTTTCGGCGGCGGCCGGCGGCGTGGCCGGCGTCGGGCACTCACTGTGGGCCTGGTTCGGTTCGCTCGTGCACCGCCTGACCGGGCGGCCCGCCGCGGCCGGCGCGGCAGCGGCCGTCGCCGCCGCCGTCGCGCTCACCTGCGTCATCGCGCCGTGGTCGGGCCCCGCGCCGGGCGGCCCGCCGCCGTCCCCGGCCGGGAGTGCCGCGTCGGGCGGGCCGGGCGCCGCGCCCTCCGATTCGCCGTCGTCCTCGGTCACCGGCCCGTCGGCGTCCTCACTCGCGTCGCCGCCGGGCGCGGGTACGGGCGGCGGAGTGACGGCGGCCGACATCTACGTGGCCCCGGACGGGGCGGACACCGGCGACGGCAGCATCGCCCGCCCGTACGCCACCCTCGGCCGGGCGGCGGCGGTGGTCCGCCCGGGCCAGACGATCGCGCTGCGCGGCGGGACGTACCGGCTGACCGAGCCGGTCTCCCTCGCCACCGACGGCGCCGCCGACCGGCGCATCACGCTGAGCAACTACCGCGACGAACGGCCCGTCCTCGACGCGTCTGCGGTGCCGGCCGCCTCCTGGGCGATCACCCAGCAGGCCGGCTACTGGACGGTCCAGGGGCTGGAGCTCTTCGGCTCCGGCAGTCACGCCTACGTCTGCCGCGCCTGCCGGTACACGGTGTTCCGGCGGCTCTCGTTCCACGACAACGCGAGGTCAGGGCTCACCCTGCGCGATGCCGGCACGGTCGGGAACGCCGTCCTGGACAGCGACTTCTTCCACAACCACGACGACGCGGCGCACGGCGCGGGCGGTATCGGGCTCGGCGTCACGTTCGGCTCCGGGGAGGGCAACGTCGTCCGGGGCTGCCGGCTGTACGGCAACGCCACCGACGGCCTGGATCTGGGCGGCTTCGGCTCCCCGGTGACGGTCGAGAGCAACTGGTCGTACGGCAACGGCGTGAACCGGTGGCGGGTGCCGGCGTGGCAGGGCGCGGGCAACGGCTTCACGCTCGGGGGCGGCGACAGCGCCGCCGCGGTGGCGCACCTGGTCCGCAACAACGCGGCCTGGGACAACACCGGCCTCGGCTTCAACGACGAGGGCAACCCCGGGCCGCTGCGGCTCACCGGCAACACCGCCTTCCGCAACGGCGTGACCGGGTTCTACCTGCCGGACGCCGCCGCCCGGTTGAGCGGCAACGCCGCCGTGGGCAACGGCCGGGACGTGCGGCTCGGCCCGGCGGCCCGCTCCGACGGGAACACCTGGGACGGCGCCGGCGCGGGCACCTCCCTGTTCACCGGCACCGACCGGACGTCGGCGGAGGCCGCCCGGCCGGCCGACGGCGCGCTGCCCGCGACCGGCTTCCTCGTCACCCGCGACGGCGTGGGCGCGACCATGACCGAACAGCAGCGCTGA
- a CDS encoding TMEM175 family protein has product MSEEHGLPRRFSRSETARAEAFSDGVFAIAVTILVLGLTDPPHRPGGLGRALLRQWPAYLGYLASFSYVAVIWLNHHQAFVRIRATDRGLHAANLLLLFTTAALAFPTLVLSEALQSDVSGPDARVAVALYAGIAAAMCGSWIVLYRHLARHPELLDQAVEPTYVAHGRLRSWAGAVAYLVAGAVGVLVSPIIALTVFIALPVFYFVTSEGLPVRT; this is encoded by the coding sequence ATGTCCGAGGAGCACGGCCTCCCCCGCCGGTTCAGCCGTTCGGAGACCGCCCGCGCGGAGGCGTTCAGCGACGGCGTGTTCGCGATCGCGGTAACCATCCTCGTGCTCGGCCTCACCGATCCGCCGCACCGGCCCGGCGGTCTGGGACGAGCCCTGCTTCGCCAGTGGCCGGCCTACCTCGGCTATCTGGCCTCCTTCAGCTACGTGGCGGTGATCTGGCTGAACCATCATCAGGCCTTCGTGCGGATCCGCGCGACGGATCGCGGTCTGCACGCCGCCAACCTGCTCCTGCTCTTCACCACGGCCGCGCTCGCCTTTCCCACCCTGGTGCTCTCCGAAGCGCTGCAGAGCGATGTCTCCGGCCCCGACGCACGGGTGGCCGTCGCCCTGTACGCCGGGATCGCGGCCGCCATGTGCGGCAGCTGGATCGTGCTCTACCGACACCTCGCCCGGCACCCGGAACTGCTCGACCAGGCCGTGGAACCCACCTACGTCGCCCACGGACGGCTCCGCTCCTGGGCCGGGGCGGTGGCCTACCTGGTCGCCGGGGCGGTCGGCGTCCTGGTGTCACCGATCATCGCGCTCACCGTCTTCATCGCACTGCCCGTCTTCTACTTCGTCACCAGCGAGGGCCTGCCCGTCCGCACCTGA
- a CDS encoding OsmC family protein → MSPAPVERAPGAGAAGPAEAIAPRGPGAAAAPAAPAAPGVPPASASGAPAGGFVRAAAAVVTSTADDYRVDIRSGRHRLAADEPEASGGADTATTPVGLLLSALGSCTAITLRMYAQRKAWPLRTVRVHLGYEKGADKAVRITRRIDLIGDLDEAQRARLLDIAERTPVTRAVTAGTPVVAVDAHPAS, encoded by the coding sequence GTGAGCCCCGCACCGGTGGAACGCGCCCCGGGCGCCGGCGCCGCCGGTCCCGCCGAGGCGATCGCTCCCAGGGGCCCCGGCGCGGCCGCCGCACCCGCCGCACCCGCCGCACCCGGCGTGCCCCCCGCCTCCGCCTCCGGCGCGCCCGCCGGCGGGTTCGTCCGGGCGGCGGCCGCCGTCGTGACCAGCACGGCCGACGACTACCGGGTGGACATCCGCTCCGGTCGGCACCGGCTGGCCGCCGACGAGCCGGAGGCGAGCGGGGGCGCCGACACCGCCACCACGCCGGTCGGCCTGCTGCTGTCCGCGCTCGGCTCCTGCACCGCGATCACCCTGCGGATGTACGCGCAGCGCAAGGCGTGGCCGCTGCGGACCGTCCGGGTGCACCTCGGCTACGAGAAGGGCGCCGACAAGGCCGTGCGCATCACACGGCGGATCGACCTGATCGGCGACCTGGACGAGGCCCAGCGCGCCCGGCTGCTCGACATCGCGGAACGGACCCCCGTCACCCGCGCGGTCACCGCCGGCACGCCGGTCGTGGCGGTCGACGCGCACCCGGCGTCCTGA
- a CDS encoding pectinesterase family protein: MFVPSDRAPSEARPPAAPAHHRAPAHRRTAGLLVALLLAVCAALAGGAVPAGAVALPAAGTYQLVVTKSGKCVDVPAASGASGALLQQWGCTDGAAWQQFVLTPVGSGSYQLVNAGNRLCVDVPGGSTASGVQLQQWGCGAGQTNQLWSLTPSGSGTFQIVNARSGLCVSDQGASTANGAAVIQETCTANTNKQWAFRPVTTATPTVASDGTGRYRTVQAAVDAVAAGNTGRVIITIKPGTYREQVTVPATKPYITLQGLGGAPEDVVIVNNRNAGSYGTAGSATLLAQGHDFTAAGLTLSNDFDENSSDTGDQALALYLDADRTVLDDVRLLGDQDTFLVNDSARAYVVNSYVEGTVDFVYGSGVAVFSGSRIHEKRTTGGPVTAAATPAARAYGFLFYRSTITGATANTTQLGRPWRQDAQVVYRECSLSDTIATAQPWTNMSTSTWQNARYFEYRNTGAGAGTNANRPQLTDAQAAAYTPQKYLAGTDGWNPVG; this comes from the coding sequence GTGTTCGTACCGTCCGATCGGGCGCCGAGCGAGGCACGGCCGCCCGCCGCCCCCGCCCACCACCGCGCCCCCGCCCACCGCCGGACCGCCGGTCTGCTGGTGGCGTTGTTGCTGGCGGTCTGCGCCGCCCTGGCGGGTGGGGCCGTGCCCGCCGGGGCGGTGGCGCTGCCCGCCGCCGGCACATATCAGTTGGTCGTCACGAAGAGTGGTAAGTGTGTCGATGTGCCCGCTGCCTCGGGGGCTTCGGGTGCGTTGTTGCAGCAGTGGGGTTGCACCGACGGTGCGGCCTGGCAGCAGTTCGTGCTGACGCCGGTCGGGAGTGGGAGCTACCAGCTGGTCAACGCCGGGAACCGTCTCTGTGTCGACGTGCCGGGCGGTTCGACGGCCAGTGGTGTGCAGTTGCAGCAGTGGGGGTGCGGCGCGGGTCAGACCAACCAGCTGTGGTCGCTGACGCCCAGTGGCAGCGGGACCTTCCAGATCGTCAACGCCCGCAGTGGCCTGTGCGTCAGCGACCAGGGCGCCTCCACGGCCAACGGCGCCGCCGTCATCCAGGAGACCTGCACCGCCAACACCAACAAGCAGTGGGCCTTCCGTCCGGTCACCACCGCCACCCCCACGGTCGCCTCCGACGGGACCGGCCGCTACCGGACCGTGCAGGCCGCGGTCGACGCGGTCGCCGCCGGCAACACCGGCCGGGTCATCATCACCATCAAGCCCGGGACCTACCGGGAGCAGGTCACCGTACCGGCCACGAAGCCGTACATCACCCTGCAGGGTCTCGGCGGGGCCCCCGAGGACGTGGTGATCGTCAACAACCGCAACGCCGGGAGCTACGGCACTGCGGGCAGCGCCACCCTCCTCGCCCAGGGGCACGACTTCACGGCCGCCGGTCTGACGCTGAGCAACGACTTCGACGAGAACAGTTCCGACACCGGTGACCAGGCGCTCGCGCTCTACCTCGACGCGGACCGCACCGTGCTCGACGACGTGCGCCTCCTCGGCGACCAGGACACCTTCCTGGTGAACGACAGCGCGCGGGCGTACGTCGTGAACTCCTACGTCGAGGGCACCGTCGACTTCGTCTACGGCAGCGGCGTGGCCGTCTTCAGCGGCTCGCGGATCCACGAGAAGCGCACCACCGGCGGCCCGGTCACGGCCGCCGCCACGCCGGCCGCCCGGGCGTACGGCTTCCTGTTCTACCGGTCGACGATCACCGGGGCGACCGCCAACACCACGCAGCTCGGCCGTCCGTGGCGGCAGGACGCCCAGGTCGTCTACCGGGAGTGCTCGCTCTCCGACACGATCGCCACCGCGCAGCCGTGGACGAACATGTCGACCAGCACCTGGCAGAACGCCCGGTACTTCGAGTACCGCAACACCGGTGCCGGCGCCGGGACGAACGCCAACCGGCCGCAGCTGACGGATGCCCAGGCGGCGGCGTACACACCGCAGAAGTACCTGGCCGGCACGGACGGCTGGAACCCGGTCGGCTGA
- a CDS encoding GNAT family N-acetyltransferase, protein MTTSVTDSPDRSRYEITEDGELAGFAEYHRHEGELAFIHTEIDPGFAGRGLAGELARAALDDARRQGLAVLPYCPFIRGWITKHPDYVDLVPETHRARFGL, encoded by the coding sequence ATGACGACCAGCGTGACGGACAGCCCTGACCGATCGCGATACGAGATCACCGAAGACGGCGAGCTCGCCGGGTTCGCCGAGTATCACCGCCACGAGGGAGAACTCGCCTTCATCCACACCGAGATCGATCCGGGATTCGCCGGACGCGGCCTGGCCGGCGAGCTGGCCCGCGCGGCCCTCGACGACGCCCGGCGCCAGGGGCTCGCGGTGCTCCCGTACTGCCCCTTCATCCGGGGGTGGATCACCAAGCACCCGGACTACGTCGACCTGGTGCCCGAGACCCACCGCGCACGGTTCGGCCTGTGA